One stretch of Eupeodes corollae chromosome 2, idEupCoro1.1, whole genome shotgun sequence DNA includes these proteins:
- the LOC129946940 gene encoding N-acetylneuraminate 9-O-acetyltransferase, whose product MTSEVSQSKAEHFIEQLNASNAKKVALLLVIGFVAYHGILNYRYGSDSCNWLLSKGRFKGDKEWQPYGCMMHKYSQTDTRRCFRYLAFWGNKNQFVFIGDSRVRMLYHTFINHLHPNDDDNGSLLLPDQKSDTSFEDPKLKMKAIYVYADDMQNSVLQLLAKFEADTPSPSVVIAGFTHQGFLGGNVTTELLKAYNFNLTKLVVPFDKLVAKKSKVLWKLQDRVNEEKLVDAWKAVQNEDIDKFNRVAREVFRYSTANVWESSFHIANGLLDNAADGYQLSPLGLRHDIQIILNMYCNDYMNYNDGTCCSSAEPYTFIQIVSYAVFGVCFSLVLAMYARRWIMHLRGKTLYMPLSQVGTNGASVSLPSDYSTPIVALATLGIILAYFYLCDRTNFFMKENKYYSEFSFWIPVGYVVALGLFFTEDSRFTKVLNRDQTDELKGWILCVVLIYYMTGAHRVLPIHMNMRVLISAYLFLTGYSQYTYMWHTGKSGLVRFFQVMFRMNFLTIVLCFCMNRPYQFYYFVPLLSFWVCIIYFLLSLPPRITSQSVDSNALHYLYLVGKFVGCLSVITVLFLSEVFFERIFVTRPWKALFVTTDDDIHDWWYQWKIDRYTVTFGMIFAACFHIAQKYSIFDDNNHGNLFARRTSITVTLLAIIGVGFYETFSFLCRNEQNCEEIHSYIVFIPIVGYIILRNISGILRTRYSTFFAWFGRISLELFICQYHIWLAADRHGVLVLLPGFPTLNMIITSFIFVCASHEVHRITQILLPYAVPNDWKLVTRNFILFFIILIPIGRYDGMF is encoded by the exons ATGACTTCTGAAGTAAGTCAATCAAAAGCTGAACATTTTATTGAACAACTTAACGCATCCAATGCCAAAAAAGTTGCTCTCCTCCTCGTTATCGGCTTCGTAGCTTATCACGGAATCCTCAATTATCGCTATG GAAGTGATTCGTGTAATTGGCTCCTCTCGAAGGGACGTTTCAAAGGCGACAAGGAATGGCAACCATACGGGTGTATGATGCATAAGTACTCCCAAAC AGATACAAGGCGTTGTTTTCGATACTTGGCTTTTTGGggcaacaaaaatcaatttgtatttatcgGCGATTCCCGCGTTCGGATGCTCTATCACACATTCATTAACCACCTTCATCCAAATGACGACGATAACGGCTCGCTATTACTCCCCGATCAGAAGTCGGACACCTCCTTCGAGGATCCCAAGCTTAAGATGAAAGCCATCTAcgtgtatgctgatgatatgcAAAACAGTGTCTTGCAGCTATTGGCGAAATTTGAGGCTGATACTCCCTCTCCCTCGGTTGTGATTGCGGGATTTACCCATCAAGGTTTCCTCGGTGGCAATGTAACCACCGAATTATTGAAAGCTTATAATTTCAATCTAACTAAGCTTGTGGTGCCATTTGACAAGTTGGTAGCGAAGAAATCGAAAGTTCTTTGGAAACTGCAGGACAGAGTAAACGAAGAGAAACTAGTCGACGCCTGGAAGGCTGTACAGAACGAAGACATCGATAAGTTCAATCGAGTTGCGCGAGAAGTTTTCCGCTATTCCACGGCAAATGTATGGGAGTCCTCTTTTCACATAGCCAATGGGCTGCTTGACAATGCTGCCGACGGATATCAATTGAGTCCGCTCGGGCTGCGGCATGACATTCAAATAATTCTGAATATGTATTGCAACGATTACATGAATTACAATGATGGGACTTGCTGCAGTAGTGCCGAGCCCTACACATTCATCCAGATTGTGTCTTATGCTGTTTTTGGAGTTTG CTTTTCTCTGGTACTGGCGATGTACGCACGTCGTTGGATAATGCACCTGCGAGGCAAGACACTTTACATGCCGCTAAGTCAAGTTGGCACTAACGGAGCTTCAGTATCACTGCCATCAGATTACTCAACGCCCATTGTTGCGTTAGCTACTCTCGGCATAATTCTCGCGTACTTCTATCTTTGTGATCGCACTAATTTCTTTATGAAGGAGAACAAGTACTACTCGGAGTTTAGCTTTTGGATTCCAGTGGGTTACGTGGTTGCTTTGGGTTTGTTCTTTACCGAAGATTCACGCTTCACCAAGGTTCTCAATCGCGACCAAACGGACGAGCTCAAAGGTTGGATTCTGTGTGTGGTGCTCATCTATTACATGACCGGAGCCCATCGGGTTTTGCCCATTCACATGAACATGCGAGTTCTTATCAGTGCGTACCTGTTTCTGACGGGTTACTCCCAATACACCTACATGTGGCACACTGGGAAATCTGGCTTGGTGCGGTTCTTCCAAGTGATGTTCCGTATGAATTTCTTGACCATTGTCCTCTGCTTTTGCATGAATCGTCCATACCAGTTTTATTACTTCGTCCCATTGCTCTCCTTCTGGGTGtgcattatttattttctgttatcaCTGCCGCCGAGAATCACCTCTCAGAGTGTGGACAGTAATGCACTGCACTATCTCTATTTGGTGGGTAAGTTTGTCGGCTGCTTGAGCGTCATTACAGTGCTCTTCCTCTCAGAGGTGTTCTTCGAGAGAATATTCGTAACCCGGCCATGGAAGGCGCTGTTCGTCACCACCGATGATGACATCCACGATTGGTGGTATCAGTGGAAGATCGACCGCTATACAGTGACATTTGGAATGATCTTCGCTGCTTGCTTCCACATTGCTCAGAAATATAGCATTTTTGATGACAATAACCACGGAAATCTATTTGCTCGCCGAACTTCGATAACGGTCACTCTGTTGGCAATTATCGGTGTGGGATTCTATGAGACATTTAGTTTCCTGTGTCGCAACGAACAGAATTGCGAAGAGATTCACTCGTACATTGTTTTCATCCCAATTGTGGGCTACATTATTCTGAGGAATATTTCGGGGATCTTGCGGACGAGATATTCGACATTCTTTGCTTGGTTCGGACGAATCTCCTTAGAATTGTTTATTTGTCAATATCATATTTGGCTGGCAGCCGATAGACATGGAGTTCTTGTTCTTTTGCCCGGATTCCCAACTTTAAACATGATTATaacgagttttatttttgtctgtgCTTCACACGAAGTCCATAGGATTACACAAATATTGCTGCCATACGCTGTTCCCAATGATTGGAAATTAGTgacaagaaattttattttgtttttcataatacTTATTCCAATTGGACGGTATGATGGAATGTTTTAG